A single Arcanobacterium canis DNA region contains:
- the ucpA gene encoding SDR family oxidoreductase UcpA produces MAKLDGKTALITGAAAGCGKGIAQVYAKYGARLVLVDMSPGVEALAAELRGTYGAEVITAVVDVTNKDQLAAAAQTGIEAFGSLDIVCANAGVCKLAPFEQMDDSMRDLHIDVNIKGAWNTCQVAIPHMLAQGAGSIVIASSVTGDIVADPGEAAYALTKSALVGLTKALAVEYASRNIRVNCTQLGYARTPMAESMALESNPSDPEAALADIAAGVPLGRLADPTEVGELFAFLGSDESSYITGGQFVIDGAATLPETMSIGSNS; encoded by the coding sequence ATGGCAAAACTCGATGGAAAAACCGCACTCATCACAGGAGCAGCAGCGGGGTGTGGAAAAGGAATCGCACAGGTATACGCGAAGTATGGAGCACGCCTCGTCCTCGTGGATATGTCCCCCGGCGTCGAAGCTCTCGCTGCGGAACTTCGCGGAACGTATGGCGCCGAGGTGATCACCGCCGTTGTCGATGTGACGAACAAGGATCAACTCGCAGCCGCAGCGCAAACTGGAATTGAAGCATTCGGAAGTCTCGATATTGTGTGTGCCAATGCAGGAGTGTGCAAACTCGCACCATTTGAGCAGATGGACGATTCGATGCGTGATCTCCACATCGACGTCAATATCAAAGGAGCATGGAATACATGCCAAGTGGCAATTCCCCATATGTTGGCACAAGGCGCAGGGTCAATTGTCATTGCATCATCGGTGACTGGTGATATCGTGGCAGATCCAGGCGAAGCAGCTTATGCCCTAACGAAATCTGCGTTGGTCGGGCTGACGAAAGCCCTGGCAGTGGAATACGCCAGCCGGAATATTCGCGTCAACTGCACCCAATTGGGCTATGCGCGGACCCCGATGGCAGAATCCATGGCACTCGAATCCAACCCATCCGATCCTGAAGCAGCGCTCGCAGATATCGCAGCAGGAGTTCCTTTAGGTCGCCTCGCAGACCCGACGGAGGTCGGCGAACTTTTCGCTTTCCTCGGCTCCGATGAGTCCTCGTACATCACGGGCGGTCAATTCGTTATCGATGGCGCAGCAACTCTTCCCGAAACAATGAGC
- a CDS encoding alpha/beta fold hydrolase produces MATYTDTTVENPKGLALLVPGKAYPTHMPQLYFAKQVALAAGYNVREMAWDPGMEWSISAVTHEVEKAIEGNDLPLVIFAKSIGSLSSIYAAKNSLRAVWITPTLDQPEVVAAIAENLAPQLAFGGTEDGYWNSDAARTWPENVHVLEIPGADHSLLVAGNPARGAAIVSEYTTAMVDFAAEAL; encoded by the coding sequence ATGGCAACGTACACCGATACCACAGTGGAAAATCCGAAAGGTCTGGCATTGCTCGTTCCGGGAAAGGCGTATCCGACCCACATGCCCCAGCTCTACTTTGCTAAGCAGGTTGCGCTCGCAGCTGGTTACAATGTGCGGGAAATGGCATGGGATCCTGGGATGGAATGGTCCATCAGCGCAGTGACGCATGAAGTTGAGAAGGCGATTGAGGGCAATGACTTACCGCTGGTGATTTTTGCAAAGTCGATTGGCTCGCTCTCATCAATTTACGCAGCGAAAAACTCGCTTCGCGCAGTGTGGATTACCCCTACTCTCGACCAGCCAGAGGTTGTGGCGGCAATTGCTGAAAACTTGGCTCCGCAGCTTGCTTTTGGCGGAACTGAGGATGGGTATTGGAATTCCGACGCAGCTCGTACCTGGCCTGAAAACGTCCATGTTCTCGAAATTCCAGGTGCGGATCACTCGCTTCTGGTTGCGGGTAATCCCGCACGTGGTGCTGCAATCGTCTCTGAATACACCACAGCAATGGTTGATTTCGCCGCTGAAGCTTTGTGA
- a CDS encoding NAD(P)/FAD-dependent oxidoreductase encodes MPHRVVVIGSGFGGLFATKQLKKADVEVTMISKTSHHLFQPLLYQVATGILSPGEIAPVTREILARQKNARVILGLVEDIDTDAREVVWRYHNRQERTPYDSLIIAAGANQSYFGNDQFAQFAPGLKSIDDALELRARILNAFELAEIEQDPAKREKILTFVVIGAGPTGVEVAGQIRELASKTLRRDFRHFDPASARVILVDGAAHPLPPFGEKLGKRTWRDLEKLGVEVMMGQMVVGMTDSTVTLRDRDGNEKVIESICKVWSAGVSGNPLGQKLAERTGVELDRAGRVRVNEDLTIPGHPEIFVVGDMMSLDGVPGVAQGAIQPGRFAARAIMDRLAGRGPEAKFVYKDKGSMATIAKSKAVVKIGRLEMGGFFAWLAWCGLHLFALTGFKSRFSTLVRWSVSYLSHHRSARAVTNQQLVGRLALEALGERASGHLLTDDVEVRPIAK; translated from the coding sequence GTGCCACATAGAGTAGTAGTGATCGGTTCGGGGTTCGGTGGCCTTTTTGCTACCAAGCAACTGAAGAAAGCCGACGTTGAAGTCACAATGATTTCAAAAACTTCGCATCACCTCTTCCAGCCTCTGCTGTATCAGGTGGCAACAGGCATTCTCTCTCCAGGTGAGATTGCACCCGTTACGCGTGAAATTTTGGCACGCCAGAAGAATGCTCGCGTGATTCTCGGTTTGGTGGAAGATATCGACACCGACGCACGTGAAGTGGTGTGGCGCTACCACAACCGTCAAGAGCGCACCCCTTACGACTCACTGATTATCGCAGCAGGTGCAAACCAGTCGTACTTTGGAAATGATCAATTCGCGCAGTTCGCCCCGGGCTTGAAGTCGATTGATGATGCCCTCGAACTTCGCGCCCGTATCCTGAATGCGTTTGAGCTGGCCGAAATTGAACAAGATCCAGCCAAACGTGAAAAGATCCTGACCTTCGTTGTTATTGGCGCTGGTCCGACCGGTGTTGAAGTTGCCGGGCAGATTCGTGAGCTCGCATCGAAGACCCTGCGCCGCGACTTCCGTCATTTTGATCCGGCCTCAGCTCGCGTCATTCTGGTTGACGGTGCGGCACATCCGCTTCCGCCATTCGGCGAAAAGCTTGGTAAGCGCACATGGCGCGATCTGGAGAAACTTGGCGTGGAAGTGATGATGGGGCAGATGGTTGTGGGGATGACCGATTCCACCGTTACCTTACGTGATCGTGATGGCAATGAAAAGGTAATCGAGTCGATCTGTAAAGTCTGGTCTGCTGGAGTTTCTGGCAACCCATTGGGTCAGAAGCTGGCCGAGCGTACCGGCGTCGAGCTTGACCGTGCTGGGCGTGTGCGCGTTAATGAGGATCTGACGATCCCTGGGCATCCTGAGATCTTCGTCGTTGGTGACATGATGAGCCTTGACGGTGTGCCAGGTGTGGCACAGGGTGCAATTCAGCCTGGTCGTTTTGCTGCTCGCGCGATCATGGATCGACTCGCTGGGCGCGGGCCAGAAGCAAAATTTGTCTATAAAGATAAGGGCTCCATGGCCACGATTGCTAAGTCGAAGGCTGTTGTGAAGATCGGCCGTCTGGAAATGGGTGGATTCTTCGCATGGCTTGCCTGGTGTGGCTTGCATCTTTTCGCTCTGACCGGTTTTAAGTCGCGTTTTTCCACATTGGTGCGCTGGTCAGTGAGCTACCTGTCCCACCATCGCAGTGCGCGCGCAGTGACGAATCAGCAGCTTGTGGGGCGTCTCGCCCTTGAAGCTCTCGGGGAGCGCGCATCGGGGCACCTTCTGACAGACGATGTGGAAGTCCGGCCAATCGCAAAGTAA
- a CDS encoding polysaccharide deacetylase family protein, which translates to MNTRRILTTASIGLLTVLAACSPTPQTSTTRTPSASSDASPSATPQPSPSQSATPVPTPTPTPTDSVSPTSPAEGTNHIASANSYAYPAKDVHDWLLRGTDSPTYPKNKKIVFITMDDGPNTSTTARNLDTFKKAGVHATFYDVGLSLGNPEVQKLMKRQYAEGHAVAIHSNKHNYSFLYPGRYCNPTNVVNDFDALNKKIKQILGPGWSSNSYRYPGGHMSWKNMAPCDAALEKRGVYWLDWNAGTNDAVPPRSQPKTTDKMLNTVIQTSGDKNVVVLLSHDARGKEMTLKTMPRIIDYFKSKGYEFGIIGG; encoded by the coding sequence GTGAACACACGACGAATTCTCACAACAGCATCGATTGGGCTTCTGACCGTTCTGGCCGCTTGCTCGCCCACTCCACAAACTTCCACTACAAGGACACCGTCGGCGAGCTCAGATGCTTCACCGTCTGCCACCCCGCAGCCCTCACCGTCGCAAAGCGCAACTCCGGTCCCGACTCCGACTCCGACTCCGACAGATTCCGTATCGCCGACGTCGCCAGCTGAGGGCACAAACCACATTGCCTCAGCAAATAGCTATGCATACCCTGCCAAGGATGTCCACGACTGGCTCCTGCGAGGCACCGACTCCCCCACATATCCGAAGAACAAAAAGATCGTCTTTATTACAATGGATGATGGGCCGAACACATCCACTACTGCGCGCAACTTGGACACCTTCAAAAAAGCAGGTGTACATGCGACCTTCTACGATGTCGGGCTGTCACTGGGAAATCCTGAAGTCCAAAAGCTGATGAAGCGTCAGTATGCCGAGGGCCATGCCGTTGCTATCCATTCGAATAAGCACAACTATTCGTTCCTCTATCCGGGACGCTATTGCAACCCAACAAATGTGGTCAACGACTTTGACGCACTCAACAAAAAAATTAAACAGATTCTTGGCCCTGGTTGGTCATCGAACTCCTATCGTTATCCGGGCGGGCATATGTCATGGAAGAATATGGCGCCGTGCGATGCCGCTCTTGAAAAACGAGGCGTGTACTGGCTCGATTGGAACGCCGGAACAAATGACGCTGTGCCGCCACGTTCCCAACCGAAAACAACGGACAAGATGCTCAACACTGTAATCCAGACATCTGGAGATAAGAACGTGGTTGTTCTTCTGTCACATGATGCCCGAGGCAAAGAAATGACGCTCAAAACAATGCCGAGGATCATCGACTACTTCAAGTCGAAAGGCTACGAATTCGGGATAATCGGAGGATAG
- a CDS encoding family 20 glycosylhydrolase — protein MSTHKPVVASAAALALALGTVVATQPAAAAPLSGGGLNDVIPAVRHFDAAQGEPWRLTEETKIVAPSALKADAEKLALDLAVKGKIRPAVAVDGTADKDDIVLKVDPKLDVQQNDGYTIDSKKDLLIVTGKSNDGAFWGQQTVVQSVASAGGVQAGKVRDWADVSERSFHQDMARKYYDKKYIINLIHQMSYRKLNALQLHFSENEGFRLESKKHPEIMSKDGVITQAELKEILAEAAKYHVEIIPALDMPGHMRQALSAHPELRLPGNSDEARRGLDFSNKKSVEFVEQLIDEFAPLFPDTNKWHLGADEYVHFGKAEEDPFKTAEQRYPDVTKRVRQKLGDDKLFVDGFVDFINHMAKHLKKHNKTDVRVWNDAFYRTDVKQTVPLDKNVTVDYWTQWHWGMADVQTFADKGYKVINYNDAYMYWVLNLEPRAYWQHPTTEKIFEGFHSGRFPGKPRNGGPQSYPKGTDNPPVGQSVVYPEWLRGASFAIWSDTPDMLTQDEIADQTKGPYTAFADRVWYSGDSRSVDAFKAAMAAVGDAPILPANLDQLTVSSESALTADPASGSKVKAGASVAFTGVVKNTSSESLPVKAKVASTNIVTKAGNVPVSILDKDGSPVVTKGKNVALASEGATATVSSVEPQTNFDGSKAIDGDGVSNSSRWSSTPKVDNPWIEITFKEPTDLVKLRLGWEGAHATKYTVDFSHPQGEPTTETFTFDGSKGKSVSWAEHDVNQKQVTKIKITGLERSLPEYGISLFEVEAYSPGGPLAAPAAALDASGNVTWEGTLEPQQSAKFSWNGKVSDSAKDKASAELTSIVRYPLKPGKPSTAKAELILDTPAEAPKSDETTPAPAPTDKDKAPAPAPTTPAPKETKPNPEKPKVSVPWTELTPATPVPGADDKTTGQKGAKSDSQTSEKSNKDTTSKTGTNTNGDSAAKQNESASHLVLTGSSGATAGLVAIVLVGVGLALAVRRRH, from the coding sequence ATGTCCACACACAAACCAGTGGTGGCATCGGCAGCGGCACTTGCCCTCGCACTCGGCACCGTTGTTGCAACGCAACCAGCTGCGGCGGCGCCGCTCAGTGGAGGCGGTTTGAATGATGTCATCCCAGCTGTCCGGCACTTCGATGCCGCACAAGGCGAACCATGGCGTCTGACGGAGGAAACAAAAATTGTTGCTCCTTCTGCACTCAAAGCCGACGCTGAGAAACTTGCGCTCGACCTTGCTGTCAAAGGAAAAATTCGCCCCGCCGTCGCCGTTGATGGTACAGCGGATAAAGACGACATCGTGTTGAAAGTCGATCCGAAACTCGATGTTCAGCAAAATGACGGGTACACGATTGATTCAAAGAAAGACCTGCTTATCGTTACCGGAAAGTCGAACGACGGAGCTTTCTGGGGTCAGCAGACTGTTGTGCAATCGGTGGCAAGCGCTGGCGGTGTACAGGCAGGTAAAGTTCGTGACTGGGCCGACGTTTCAGAACGTTCGTTCCATCAGGATATGGCCCGCAAATACTACGATAAAAAATACATTATCAATCTCATCCATCAGATGAGCTACCGGAAGCTGAATGCGCTACAACTGCATTTCTCTGAGAATGAAGGCTTCCGACTTGAGTCAAAGAAACATCCGGAGATTATGTCGAAGGATGGCGTTATTACTCAGGCAGAGTTGAAGGAGATTCTTGCTGAGGCTGCTAAGTATCATGTGGAGATTATTCCTGCACTCGATATGCCGGGGCATATGCGCCAAGCGCTTTCAGCGCACCCAGAACTTCGTCTTCCAGGTAATAGCGATGAAGCTCGCAGGGGACTCGATTTTTCGAACAAAAAGTCTGTCGAGTTTGTTGAGCAACTTATTGATGAATTTGCGCCGCTTTTCCCGGATACCAACAAGTGGCACCTTGGCGCTGACGAATATGTTCATTTTGGAAAAGCTGAAGAGGACCCATTTAAGACTGCCGAACAGCGTTATCCAGACGTTACGAAACGAGTGCGTCAGAAACTAGGTGATGACAAGCTATTCGTGGATGGTTTTGTTGATTTCATTAATCACATGGCGAAACACCTGAAAAAGCATAATAAGACTGACGTGCGTGTGTGGAACGACGCATTTTATAGAACTGATGTCAAGCAGACTGTTCCACTGGATAAGAATGTCACTGTTGACTATTGGACTCAGTGGCACTGGGGAATGGCGGATGTTCAAACATTTGCTGACAAAGGCTATAAAGTCATCAACTACAACGATGCGTACATGTACTGGGTTCTTAATTTAGAACCGCGTGCATACTGGCAACATCCAACGACAGAGAAGATTTTCGAAGGCTTCCATTCAGGACGATTCCCAGGAAAACCAAGAAACGGTGGACCGCAATCGTATCCGAAGGGGACAGATAATCCTCCGGTTGGGCAAAGTGTTGTCTACCCCGAGTGGCTTCGTGGAGCCTCGTTCGCAATCTGGTCAGATACTCCAGATATGCTAACGCAGGACGAAATTGCGGATCAGACAAAGGGCCCCTACACTGCGTTCGCAGACCGTGTGTGGTACTCCGGGGACTCCCGTTCAGTTGATGCGTTCAAGGCAGCTATGGCAGCCGTCGGCGATGCGCCGATTCTGCCCGCCAACCTTGACCAGCTCACAGTCAGCAGTGAGTCGGCTCTGACCGCTGATCCCGCCTCCGGCAGCAAGGTGAAGGCAGGTGCATCGGTTGCCTTCACCGGCGTCGTGAAGAACACATCGTCGGAAAGCCTACCGGTCAAAGCAAAGGTCGCCTCGACCAATATCGTCACGAAGGCTGGAAACGTTCCTGTCAGCATTCTCGATAAAGATGGTTCGCCAGTTGTGACGAAGGGCAAGAACGTCGCTCTCGCTTCCGAAGGGGCAACGGCTACTGTGTCCTCAGTAGAGCCGCAAACGAACTTTGATGGTTCGAAGGCGATCGACGGTGACGGCGTATCGAACTCCTCGCGTTGGTCGTCAACCCCGAAGGTTGATAACCCCTGGATTGAGATCACTTTCAAGGAGCCAACTGACTTGGTGAAGCTCCGCCTCGGTTGGGAAGGCGCACATGCCACCAAGTACACGGTGGACTTCAGTCATCCCCAGGGTGAGCCAACCACCGAGACCTTCACTTTCGACGGCTCAAAGGGTAAAAGCGTTTCCTGGGCAGAACATGACGTGAACCAAAAGCAGGTGACCAAGATCAAGATCACGGGGCTTGAGCGTTCCCTGCCCGAATACGGTATCTCCTTATTCGAAGTTGAAGCCTACAGCCCCGGTGGTCCGCTTGCCGCTCCTGCAGCCGCACTTGACGCTTCCGGAAATGTGACATGGGAAGGTACGCTTGAGCCGCAGCAGTCGGCAAAGTTTTCCTGGAATGGAAAGGTCTCTGACAGTGCTAAGGACAAGGCGAGCGCTGAACTGACAAGCATAGTTCGCTACCCTCTAAAGCCAGGCAAGCCATCGACGGCGAAGGCCGAACTGATTCTTGATACTCCGGCGGAAGCCCCGAAATCTGACGAAACAACACCAGCTCCGGCTCCGACCGATAAGGACAAGGCCCCGGCTCCGGCGCCGACAACACCGGCTCCCAAAGAGACGAAGCCTAATCCTGAAAAGCCCAAGGTATCTGTGCCGTGGACTGAGCTCACCCCGGCAACGCCGGTCCCAGGCGCAGATGATAAAACAACCGGACAGAAGGGGGCAAAGTCAGATTCGCAGACATCTGAGAAGTCGAATAAAGATACGACGAGCAAAACAGGGACGAACACGAACGGTGATTCAGCTGCAAAGCAGAACGAGTCGGCCTCGCACCTGGTGCTCACTGGAAGCTCTGGGGCAACAGCGGGTCTCGTCGCGATAGTTCTCGTCGGTGTCGGCTTAGCCCTCGCAGTACGCCGTCGTCACTGA
- a CDS encoding glycoside hydrolase family 2 TIM barrel-domain containing protein, with amino-acid sequence MSTLALTLTAFGPLPHAAAENNYSTLTTSDQMVSAPEDLYTTALDAHTRVHNFNDGWKFKLGANDGAQSKSFSDANWRSIDLPHDYSIEQDFTKSGEAESGYLPGGVGWYRKNLPLSEDFAGKRINLNFDGVYMDATVYVNGKKVANHPYGYTPFSVDITDDVEIGATNVIAVKVNHETPSSRWYSGSGIYRNVDLVVTNPVHVGHDGVRVIAPNLKSGGDIPLEVTARLENESAKPAVVKVSHEITTLDGKSVLGKSEAKTVQLKAGERLDTKEKFTAKGVKLWDLETPTRYRVTTTVADADGVVLDKTSVTTGFRTTAFDPNTGFSLNGKKMKLKGVSMHHDQGALGARAYRAAIARQIRILKEMGVNAIRVTHNPASRDLIELADEMGVLIVEESFDGFQYPKNGNYNDYSRFFNAKVGENSALENVPAGSTWARFDIESMIHRSMNSPSVIMWSIGNEIGEGTGSYTDMGHYTQSQANLIQWAQAADPTRPVTRGDNQIKDGSHSGEKLMDELAKAGGIAGLNYSAGAKYDDIHHRYPTWAIYGSETASSVNSRGVYNRTEDSKQTSDKLLTSYDKSKVNWGAYASQAWFDVVTRDHVAGEFVWTGFDYIGEPTHWNGIDRYHPDQQGAWPAPKNSYFGIVDTAGFPKDSYYLYQSQWNDKAKTVHILPAWNGDVLNKKPGEKVKVDVYSNAAAVELYLTPAKGGEKKKVGEKQIFETKKTPANYTYQLVKGKPEQHESLYMTWEVPFEEGKLEAVGYDANGQKLEKTLGRNVVETAGKPAKLDVHVDRKEIAANGSDLAYVEVTVTDDKGVPVPSANDLVTFEVTGDGVFMGSDNGEQADHTRYDSKSRKAFAGKVLGIVKSTKKAGSFTVKATAATLATGSATVTTKATGVAESDKKAVDHYKFPRTVYVKAGNKPLLPATIDAYNAAGKAMSSKVTWGEIPPAKYAKAGNFTVAGKTDAGDTVSIYVVVIDGVGAVLSYSETTPVGTPVVLPEQRPVVMPDGKILDTTLPVTWEKPEATKWNTPGTVTVKGSAEIFGKKYPVTATIRVQEASTKIGQNTAGAARLSQSITEKADQTDTLEAINDGKTEVPPISDGPNPNVWTNYNYTQNKNIDEADIVFTYDTQQQFGEFEVWFYKDQWSARYPKAGTTQFFVRNAQGDEWTKVDTEESIGVEKGNVISYTYKLKKAVQGTFVKLHVVNNPDVKTGKTQNGKEVKPVTGISEVLLKGVEKSFPKNSTVALDKVTLNGKALPAEALKAWKFESSEAGAKSLDATAPDNAAVTILPQYKAVSRVIVEAEDHSAQKVFEITFAGTPQTEEPGAVPAPDPNPTVPAPQPEPTTPSIPTDTVTPPAENPQPITPSDKQTAPTQPDPTVSEKSSVAWTELTAALKDSMGKETPSTPARTEQSKNSGAPATSSSLVLTGATVMGLGIAAVILAGAGTILLARKNKRS; translated from the coding sequence GTGAGTACTTTGGCACTCACCCTGACGGCCTTCGGACCGTTACCTCATGCGGCAGCGGAGAATAACTACTCCACATTGACGACGTCTGATCAAATGGTATCGGCGCCAGAAGACCTCTATACCACTGCGCTCGATGCTCATACCCGCGTGCATAACTTCAACGACGGCTGGAAGTTCAAGCTCGGCGCCAACGATGGCGCACAGTCAAAGAGCTTTTCGGACGCGAATTGGCGATCCATCGATCTGCCTCACGATTACTCCATCGAACAAGACTTCACAAAGAGCGGCGAAGCTGAGAGCGGGTACTTGCCTGGAGGCGTGGGCTGGTACCGCAAGAATCTGCCTCTCTCTGAGGACTTTGCAGGAAAGCGAATTAATCTTAATTTCGACGGTGTCTACATGGATGCCACCGTGTACGTCAACGGTAAGAAGGTAGCCAATCACCCGTATGGTTACACGCCGTTCTCGGTGGATATCACGGATGATGTAGAAATCGGTGCCACTAATGTGATTGCCGTGAAGGTCAACCATGAAACGCCGTCGAGTCGTTGGTACTCAGGCTCAGGTATCTATCGCAATGTTGATCTCGTCGTGACGAATCCGGTTCACGTGGGTCACGACGGAGTGCGCGTGATTGCGCCGAATCTAAAATCGGGCGGCGACATTCCACTTGAAGTCACCGCTCGTCTTGAGAATGAATCGGCGAAGCCCGCGGTGGTGAAGGTCTCTCATGAGATCACCACACTTGATGGCAAGAGCGTACTGGGCAAGAGCGAAGCGAAGACCGTCCAGCTCAAGGCTGGTGAGCGCCTCGATACCAAGGAGAAGTTCACGGCGAAAGGGGTGAAGCTGTGGGATCTTGAGACACCGACGCGCTATCGCGTCACCACCACAGTGGCCGACGCCGACGGCGTGGTTCTCGATAAGACCTCCGTGACGACGGGTTTTAGAACCACAGCTTTTGACCCGAATACGGGTTTCTCTCTCAACGGAAAGAAGATGAAGCTCAAGGGCGTCTCGATGCATCACGATCAGGGCGCTCTCGGTGCGCGTGCTTATCGTGCGGCCATCGCTCGCCAGATTCGTATCTTGAAGGAGATGGGTGTCAATGCGATTCGCGTGACACATAATCCTGCGTCGCGTGATCTTATTGAACTCGCCGACGAGATGGGTGTGCTGATTGTTGAGGAGAGTTTCGACGGGTTCCAGTACCCCAAGAATGGAAATTACAACGATTACTCGCGGTTTTTTAATGCAAAAGTCGGGGAGAACTCGGCCCTCGAAAACGTGCCTGCGGGAAGTACATGGGCACGGTTTGATATTGAATCGATGATTCACCGTTCGATGAATTCTCCTTCAGTGATCATGTGGTCCATCGGCAATGAAATCGGTGAAGGAACTGGCTCATACACGGACATGGGCCACTACACTCAATCCCAAGCGAACCTCATTCAATGGGCTCAAGCGGCGGATCCGACTCGTCCGGTGACGCGTGGTGATAACCAAATCAAAGATGGTTCACACTCCGGCGAGAAACTGATGGATGAACTGGCGAAGGCAGGCGGAATTGCCGGATTGAATTATTCTGCCGGTGCTAAGTACGACGATATCCATCACCGTTACCCAACCTGGGCAATCTACGGTTCCGAAACTGCTTCGTCAGTCAACAGCCGAGGTGTCTATAACCGCACTGAAGATTCAAAGCAAACGAGCGACAAACTCTTGACCTCTTATGACAAGTCGAAGGTCAATTGGGGAGCATATGCGTCTCAGGCATGGTTCGATGTGGTGACCCGCGACCATGTGGCCGGTGAGTTTGTGTGGACTGGTTTTGATTACATCGGTGAACCGACACACTGGAACGGAATCGATCGCTATCACCCAGATCAACAAGGGGCCTGGCCGGCGCCAAAGAATTCCTACTTTGGAATCGTGGATACGGCAGGTTTCCCCAAAGACTCTTACTACCTCTACCAAAGCCAATGGAATGACAAGGCAAAGACAGTCCATATTCTCCCGGCGTGGAACGGCGATGTACTCAACAAGAAGCCAGGGGAGAAGGTAAAGGTCGATGTATATTCAAATGCAGCTGCTGTCGAGCTCTACCTCACTCCTGCCAAGGGCGGGGAAAAGAAAAAGGTAGGCGAGAAGCAAATCTTTGAAACGAAGAAAACGCCTGCAAACTACACTTACCAGTTGGTGAAGGGGAAGCCTGAACAGCACGAGAGCTTGTACATGACGTGGGAAGTCCCGTTCGAAGAGGGCAAGCTTGAGGCGGTCGGCTACGATGCGAACGGCCAAAAGCTCGAGAAGACTCTTGGTCGCAATGTCGTTGAAACAGCAGGCAAACCAGCAAAGCTCGATGTTCACGTTGACCGAAAAGAAATCGCCGCCAACGGGTCAGATCTGGCTTACGTTGAGGTAACGGTGACCGATGACAAGGGTGTACCTGTACCGTCCGCAAATGATTTGGTGACCTTCGAGGTTACCGGTGATGGTGTGTTCATGGGATCGGATAACGGTGAACAGGCTGATCACACTCGCTATGATTCGAAGTCGCGTAAGGCATTCGCAGGTAAGGTGCTCGGCATCGTGAAGTCAACCAAGAAGGCTGGCTCATTCACCGTGAAAGCCACAGCTGCGACTCTTGCTACTGGATCGGCCACAGTGACGACGAAGGCGACTGGGGTAGCTGAGTCGGACAAAAAAGCAGTTGACCACTACAAGTTCCCTCGGACTGTCTACGTCAAGGCTGGCAACAAGCCACTCCTGCCGGCAACGATCGATGCATACAATGCGGCGGGGAAAGCAATGTCATCCAAGGTGACATGGGGTGAGATTCCGCCGGCGAAGTACGCTAAGGCAGGCAATTTTACTGTCGCAGGAAAAACTGATGCTGGTGACACTGTCAGCATCTACGTTGTCGTGATCGACGGCGTCGGCGCTGTGCTGAGCTACTCGGAGACGACGCCGGTGGGCACACCCGTCGTGTTGCCTGAACAACGTCCGGTCGTGATGCCTGACGGTAAGATCCTCGACACCACCCTCCCTGTGACGTGGGAAAAGCCAGAAGCTACGAAGTGGAATACACCGGGCACGGTCACCGTGAAGGGATCGGCTGAGATTTTCGGCAAGAAGTATCCTGTCACCGCAACAATCCGTGTTCAGGAAGCCTCGACAAAGATCGGTCAGAATACTGCTGGTGCAGCCCGACTGAGCCAGTCCATCACTGAGAAAGCTGATCAAACAGATACCCTTGAAGCTATTAACGATGGAAAGACTGAAGTTCCACCGATTAGCGACGGTCCGAATCCGAATGTATGGACGAATTACAACTACACCCAGAATAAGAATATTGACGAAGCGGACATTGTATTTACGTACGATACCCAGCAACAGTTTGGCGAATTCGAGGTGTGGTTCTACAAGGATCAGTGGTCGGCTCGATACCCGAAGGCGGGGACAACACAGTTCTTTGTACGAAATGCGCAGGGCGATGAGTGGACGAAGGTAGATACTGAGGAATCCATTGGTGTAGAGAAAGGCAATGTCATTTCCTACACCTATAAGTTGAAGAAAGCTGTCCAAGGAACCTTCGTTAAGCTTCATGTAGTGAACAACCCCGATGTTAAGACTGGCAAGACGCAAAATGGCAAAGAAGTTAAGCCAGTAACCGGTATCTCGGAAGTTCTGCTCAAGGGCGTCGAGAAGTCGTTCCCGAAGAATTCCACCGTAGCGCTGGACAAGGTCACGCTCAACGGAAAGGCTCTACCGGCCGAAGCGTTGAAGGCGTGGAAGTTCGAATCCTCGGAGGCTGGCGCGAAGAGTTTGGACGCAACTGCTCCAGACAACGCAGCCGTGACGATCCTGCCACAGTACAAGGCTGTTTCGCGCGTTATCGTCGAGGCCGAAGATCATAGCGCTCAGAAGGTCTTCGAAATTACCTTCGCGGGTACACCTCAAACTGAAGAGCCTGGGGCGGTTCCAGCACCGGATCCGAATCCGACTGTTCCAGCCCCTCAGCCAGAGCCGACTACGCCGTCGATTCCAACGGATACAGTGACGCCCCCGGCTGAAAATCCGCAGCCGATAACCCCGTCAGACAAGCAGACTGCGCCAACCCAGCCAGATCCGACGGTGTCGGAGAAGTCAAGCGTTGCGTGGACGGAGCTGACCGCGGCATTGAAGGACTCCATGGGGAAGGAAACCCCGTCAACACCGGCGCGAACAGAACAGTCAAAGAATTCTGGCGCTCCAGCAACGTCGTCTAGCCTGGTTCTGACTGGTGCAACGGTGATGGGACTTGGTATTGCCGCCGTGATTCTTGCTGGCGCAGGAACAATTTTGCTTGCGCGGAAGAACAAGCGCTCGTAA